One Amaranthus tricolor cultivar Red isolate AtriRed21 chromosome 1, ASM2621246v1, whole genome shotgun sequence DNA window includes the following coding sequences:
- the LOC130806799 gene encoding endochitinase-like, with translation MKRLQGSIHDVFIRLSLLAVLMLMFLGEKSYAQQCGTQVDFKYNCSQGYCCSNAGWCGTTDPYCAPGNCQSQCPTPAPPPPPPAPTPPSPITDYFTEDMFNEMFKNRDDPQCSPGFYTYSAFITAANTFPEFGNTGDLEIRKRELAAFFGQTSQETYGGWPGAPGGQYSWGYCFKAEGGSDHCEDSPQWPCCPGKFYYGRGPIQISYNYNYGPAGEALNLDLLCNPDLVETDSVVSFQTAIWFWMTAQYNKPSCHDVITGKWVPTPNDIAAGRIPGYGVIINIINGGLECNIPEPDNRVTNRIEFYKRYCTEIFNIPVGENLDCYHQCNFRDCPSAPTLKHLEGTFSSA, from the exons ATGAAAAGATTACAAGGCAGTATACATGATGTGTTTATAAGACTATCACTGCTAGCAGTACTGATGTTGATGTTCTTAGGAGAGAAGAGTTATGCACAACAATGTGGGACCCAAGTTGATTTCAAGTATAACTGCTCTCAAGGCTATTGCTGTAGCAATGCAGGGTGGTGTGGGACCACTGATCCATACTGTGCTCCTGGTAATTGCCAGTCACAGTGTCCAACACCAGCACCGCCACCACCACCTCCGGCACCAACACCACCGAGTCCTATAACAGATTATTTTACTGAAGATATGTTCAATGAAATGTTTAAAAATCGTGATGATCCTCAATGTTCACCCGGTTTTTATACTTACTCTGCTTTCATAACTGCTGCTAATACTTTTCCTGAATTTGGTAATACTGGTGATCTTGAAATTAGAAAGAGGGAACTTGCTGCTTTTTTTGGTCAAACCTCTCAAGAAACTTACG GAGGATGGCCAGGAGCACCGGGTGGACAATATTCATGGGGATATTGCTTCAAAGCAGAAGGCGGAAGTGATCATTGTGAAGACTCTCCTCAGTGGCCTTGCTGTCCTGGGAAGTTCTACTACGGCCGTGGACCCATACAAATTTCTTA CAACTATAATTATGGACCAGCAGGAGAGGCTTTGAATTTGGACCTTCTTTGCAACCCAGATCTAGTAGAAACAGACTCGGTTGTTTCATTCCAAACAGCGATTTGGTTTTGGATGACAGCACAATACAACAAGCCATCTTGTCATGATGTGATAACAGGCAAATGGGTACCAACTCCCAATGATATAGCTGCTGGGCGAATTCCTGGATATGGCGTAATCATCAACATAATTAATGGAGGTCTTGAATGCAATATTCCTGAACCAGATAATCGAGTTACCAATCgaattgaattttataaaagATATTGCACGGAAATCTTTAATATTCCTGTTGGTGAGAATCTTGATTGTTACCATCAGTGTAATTTTAGGGATTGCCCATCTGCTCCTACTCTTAAACACCTGGAAGGAACCTTCTCATCAGCTTAG